The Gordonia terrae genome contains the following window.
CGGACCAACGGCAGCCCGATGCCGATGACCGACGACGGATCACCCTCGATGCGCTCGACCAGCCAGCCGCCGAGGCCGTCGAGGGTGAAGGCGCCCGCGACCTGCAACGGTTCGCCGCTGGCGACGTACCGGTGGATGACGTCGTCGTCGGCGTCGGCGAAGTGGATCGTGGTGGAACTCGTGCCGCCGGCGGTGGCGCGCCGGTCCAGCCGGATCAGGTGGTGTCCGGTCAGCAGGTCGGCGCTACGACCGCGCATGTCCGACCACTGCGCGACAGCGCGCTCGGGCGTGTGCGGTTTACCGAGGAGCTGATCGCCCAGGTGGAGCATCGAGTCACAGCCGATGACGACGACAGGATCGCCGGAGCCGGCCAGTTCGGCGATCTCCGGGAGCGCCGCGACCGCCTCTGCCTTGGCGCGGGCCAGTTCGGCGACGACCACACCGGCCGGCGTGGAGCCGGGAAGCCGTGCGAGGAGAGCATGCTCGTCGACGTCCGACACCCGAACGACAGGTTCGACGCCGGCCGCCCGCAGGATGCGGAGCCGGGCCGGCGAGGCCGAGCCGAGCACGAAGATCGGGCCGGTGGGACCCGGCCCGATCTCGGATGAGCGTGTCACCTCAGTAGCGGAGGTTGGTGAAGCTCCCGGGACCGCCCCACTGCGGGCGCAACCGGTCGATGGGCCGGCCCCAGTCGTTGCGCGTCGCGGGCTCGGAGTCGCCGCCGCCCGAGCCGGCCCCGGCGAGGACGGTCACCAGCACGGCGAGGTCCTCATCGGTCGGCTGGCCGCCGACGACGGTCAGGAACGGACGCTCGGACTTCGTCGACTCTTCGCTCACGGAATTCTCGCTCTCGGGACGACCGGCTGATGTCACAGGGGGATGTTGCCGTGCTTCTTCGGCGGCAGATTGACCATCTTGCGCTCGAGCAGCTTGAGCGCGGTGGCGATCTGTCCGCGGGTGTGGCTCGGCGGGATGACCGCGTCGACGTATCCGCGTGCGGCCGCCACGTACGGGTTGACGAGGGTGTCCTCGTACTCCTCCTGCAGCTGCAGGCGCAGGGCGTCGACGTCCTCGCCCTTGGCGGCGGCGTCCTTGAGCTGACTGCGGTAGACGAACCCGACCGCGCCCGAGGCGCCCATGACCGCGATCTGGGCGGTCGGCCACGCCAGGTTCACGTCGGCACCCATGTGCTTGGAACCCATGACGTCGTAGGCGCCGCCATAGGCCTTGCGGGTGATGACGGTGATCTTGCCGACCGTCGCCTCGCCGTAGGCGTAGAGCAGCTTGGCGCCGCGGCGGATGATGCCGCGGTACTCCTGGTCGGTGCCGGGCAGGAAGCCGGGGACGTCGACCAGGGTGACGATCGGGATGTTGAAGGCGTCGCAGGTGCGGACGAAGCGCGCGGCCTTCTCCGAGGCGTCGATGTCGAGGCAGCCCGCGAACTGGGTGGGCTGATTGGCGACGATGCCGACGCTGCGGCCGTCGACGCGTCCGTAGCCGATGATGATGTTGGTCGCGTATTCGGCCTGGACCTCGAGGAACTCGTCGTCGTCGAGGATGCGGCGGATCACCTCGTGCATGTCGTACGGCTGGTTCGGCGAATCCGGGATCAGCGTGTCGAGTTCGAGGTCCTCCTCGGTGAGGGTGTCCTCGATGGAACCGGCGGCCGGCTGCGCGACCGGCAGGCGCGGTGCGTCCGCCCGGTTGTTGCTCGGCAGGTAGCCGAGCAGCTCCTTGACGTACTCGAGGGCGTCCTCCTCGTCGGAGGCGACATAGTGGGCGGTGCCCGACTTCGACATGTGCGTGTGCGCACCGCCGAGCTCCTCCATCGTCACCTCTTCGCCGGTGACCGTCTTGATGACGTCGGGGCCGGTGATGAACATCTGGCTGGTCTGGTCGACCATCACCACGAAGTCGGTGAGCGCGGGGGAGTAGACGTGACCGCCGGCCGCGGCGCCCATGATCAGCGAGATCTGCGGGATGACGCCGGAGGCGCGCACGTTGCGGTGGAAGATCTCCCCGTACAGACCGAGCGAGACCACGCCCTCCTGGATACGGGCACCGGCGCCGTCGTTGATGCCGATCAGCGGACGGCCGGTCTTGATCGCGAGATCCATGACCTTGACGATCTTCTCGCCGTAGACCTCGCCGAGGCTGCCGCCGAACACGGTCGAGTCCTGCGAGAAGACGCAGACCTCACGGCCGTCGATGGTGCCGTAACCCGAGACGACGCCGTCGCCGAGCGGACGGCGCTCGGCGAGTCCGAAGTTGGTGCTGCGGTGCCGGGCGAGGGCGTCGAGCTCGACGAACGACCCCTCGTCGAGCAGGTGCGTGATGCGCTCCCGCGCGGTCAGCTTGCCCTTGGCGTGGGTCTTCTCGACGGCGGCCTCACCCACCGGGTGCTTCGTCTCGTCGAGACGATTACGCAGATCGGCGAGCTTTCCCGCCGTGGTGTGGATGTCGGGAGCGGCGGCGTCGTCGCGAGAAGCAGTGGTCATGACTGACGATGCTAACTACCCGGGTGTGAGCCACGTCAACCGGATCAACGTGAGATATCCCTCAGGTTTCCGAGCGATCGGTCGGTGGGATGGGTGCACCTCGTCGAAACAGGCGGTACCCGACCGTTCCACCGCGGCGGACAGTAGGTTCGTTGTCCATGAGCCTCGACGCCGATCTGCTCCGTACCCGACTCGCCGACACCCGGTGGCACCGGATCGAGGTGGTCGAGGCGACCGGCTCCACCAACGCCGACCTCGTGTCGCGCGCGGCCGCCGAACCCGTCGGGGGAACCGTCCGCATCACCACCGACCAGACGGCGGGACGCGGTCGCCACGCCCGCACGTGGACGGCGCCCGCCGGCACACAGCTGGCCATGTCGGCCGCGATCGACGTCGCCGACCACACCGAGGACCTGGGCTGGCTCTCCCTGCTGGCCGGCCTCGCCGCGGTCCAGGGCGTCGACGACGCGATGGGTGTGCGCCCGACGCTCAAATGGCCGAACGATGTGCTGATCGACGGCAAGAAGGTCGCGGGGATCCTCTCGGAGTACACCCGCTCCGAGCACGGCCCGACCGGGCCGGGAGGAGTGGCGGTGATCGGCACCGGACTCAATACCACGATGGCGGCGGACCAGCTGCCGGTCCCGACCGCGACCTCGCTCGGTCTCGCGACCGGCCGCGACGTGCCGCTGACCGACCTGGCCGCGTCGTACCTACGGGCGCTCTCGGACCTGCTCGACCTCTGGCCGCACGACCTGGACGGGCTGGCGGCGCGATACCGCGACAGCAGCGACACCATCGGCCGCCGCGTTCGTCTGGTCCTACCCGGCGATCGCGAGGTCGTCGGCACCGCGGCCGGGGTCGACCATTCCGGCCGGATCGTCGTCGACGCCGATGGCCAGCAGGTGGTGGCCGCGGCGGGCGACGTGACCCATCTACGGCCGGAGTGACTTCGACTCGGCTCGTCGACCTCGACGCGCTCCTTCGTCGCTTGCTCGGCCCGGCGGCTGCGCTCCTCGCCGGCTCAGCCGGCGGGGGACTGCAGGCTCTTGCCGGCCATGGCCGGGATGATCGTCAGGGAGGGCAGGCCGATCACGAGGTGCACGATCGCGGTCTCGATGCCCACCGAGATCTGGTTGTAGGTCAGGATCGGGATGAGCACGGCCGCCACGAGCAGCAGGCCGACGATCCAGCGGTAGAACTGGTCGGGCGATGGGGTGACCATGTGCAGGACGTACCAGAGGGCGCCGGCGGCGAGGGCGCACAGGAAACCGACGACCCCGAACCAGAGCTCGCTGGCGGCGACCGGGTTCCACACGCCGAGCTTGCCCGATTCGTTCACCTTCTCGACGAACGCGGAGATGATCCAGGCCACCAACCAGGCGGCCAGGCCGGTGACCACACCGGTCATCACCACACCGCCGGCGAACGTGACGGGATTGATGTCCGGGCCGCGACGGGGTTTCGGCGGCCGGCCCTGCTCATAGCCGCCCTGGGGATAACCGCCCTGGCCGGCGTACGGATCGGCCGCGTAGGGATCTCGCGCGTACGGGTCGTTCTGACTGCTGTACGCGCGTGACTCAGGGGTGTAGCCGGACTCGTAGCGCGCGGTCCGCGGGTCACGGGGATCCTGGTAGCTCATGGCGTTCTCCTCGCCGACCGGTCGCGAAGCCGATGGTCGGATCTGGTGTCGGGGCCCTGACATGCTCACTGCTCTCCGACGGCGGTGGCCTGTGGTTGGCAGTCTACTCAGGCCGTCCCGCGATCCGGCGGTGTCCGAGCGGCGCGTTCACGCGGGTTGGCCCCGGTCGGGCCGGTGCCGTTTATGCTGGGCCGCATGGCCTATCCGCGGGAGAACCTGGCACCGGGAGAGCGTGTCGTCCTCCATCGACATCCGCACTGGAAGTGCCTGCTGGGTCCGTTCCTGCTGTTCGCGATCGTGACGGCGGCCGCGGGCGTGCTGGTCGGGGTCATCACCGCATCATCGCTGCGGTCCACACCGCAGACCGTTCTGCTCCTCGTGGTCGCGGTGGTGTGGGCCGCGGGCTTCTGCTGGTACTTCATTCGCCCGCTCTTGGCATGGAAGACAACACATTTCGTGCTCACCGATCGGCGGGTGATGTTCCGCAACGGGATCATCACCCGGTCGGGCATCGACATCCCGATCCGCCGGATCAACACGGTCGAGTTCCGGCACGGCCTCGTCGACCGCATGCTGCGCACCGGCACGCTGGTCATCGAATCGGCGTCGGACGAGCCGCTGTCCTTCGACGACATCCCGCAGGTGGAGCGGGTACATGCGCTGCTGTACCACGAGGTACTCGACGTCCACGACGACGAGGATCATCCGCTGGAAGGACGCCGGCGCGACTCCTATGACCAGCCCGCCGCGGGCATCGGTCACCACGGGGACCATTCCGACCGCGCGGCCCGAGACCGATGACCACCGTGCTGCTCGCCGAGGACGACGCCGCGATCGCCGAACCGCTCGCACGGGCGCTGTCGCGCGAGGGGTACGGCTGCGAGGTCGTCTCGACCGGCGCCGACGCCCTGGAGAAGGCACTCGACACCCGCTATGAGTTGCTCATCCTCGACCTCGGGTTGCCGGTGCTGGACGGCTTGGAGGTGTGCCGGCGCGTGCGGGCCCAGCGGCCCGCGCTCGCGGTGCTGATGCTGACCGCGCGCACCGACGAGGTCGACTTCGTGGTCGGACTCGACGCCGGCGCCGACGACTACGTCGGCAAACCGTTCCGCCTGGCCGAACTGCTGGCCCGGGTACGTGCACTGCTGCGGCGGCGCCAGCCCGGCGACGTCGTGCTCGAGGGCGGTGCCCTGCGCCTCGACGCCCGTGCACGCCGGGTCCTGGTCAACGGACACGACCTCACCCTGGCGAACCGTGAGTTCGACCTCCTGCGTTTCCTCATGGAACGCGCCGGTGAGGTGGTGACCCGCGAAGAGATCCTCACCGAGGTGTGGGGTTCGGCCGACCTGCGGTCGTCGAAGACCCTCGACATGCACATCTCCTGGTTGCGCCGGAAGATCGGCGACGACCGCCACGACCGTCCCCGCCACATTGTGACCGTGCGCGGGGTCGGTTTCCGGTTCGATCCGTAGACGCTCATGCGCCGTCGCCTGCTCACGACCATGATCGCCGTCCTGCTGGCGGTCGGTGGTCTGCTGGGCATCCCGCTGAGCGTCGTCGCGTGGTGGTGGGTGGCCGACAACGCGCATCAGGACCTCGACAACCGGCTCAAGGTCATCGCCGATCAACTGATCCGGCAGGAGGGGGCCGACGGCCGGATCCCGCCGGAGTCCCTCGATCGCGAGGCCTTCCAGCTGCTCTTGCCGCCGAACGGCCGCCTGACCGTCACCTTCCCCGATCTGTCGGGGACCCCGCAGCGCACGGTCGTGGGTGCCGAGATCGGCGGTTCCCGACTCTCGGAATCGATCGCGCTGGGTGCCGCGGGAACGCTGACCCTGTCGATCCCGCTGGACGAGGTGCGCAACGACCAGTTCACCGCGGCCTCGATCGTCGCCGTCATCGTCGTCGCGTCCGTGATCGGCGGCACGCTGGTCGCGGCGGTCACCGCGGGGCGGATCGTCGATCCGCTCACCGATCTCGCGAACCGCGCGGCGACCATGGGCCGGGGAGATTTCCGGACCCAGTGGAAGATGTACGGGATCACCGAACTCGACCGGGTGTCGCGCGCGCTGGCCGACGCGAACACCGAGCTCGCCCTGCGCCTCGAGCGCGAGCGGGAGGTCGCCGGGGACGCGTCGCACCAGCTGCGCAGCCGGCTCACCGCCATCCAGCTGCGTCTGGAGGAACTGACCCTCCACGACGACCCCGCGGTGATCACCGAGGCCGAAGCCGCGCTCGACCAGGTGGAACGGCTGTCCACCGAACTCGACGAGCTGGTCGAGGCGTCACGTGCCGACGAGCCCGCCCCGGAGTTCGTCGACATGTCCGAGATGCTGACGACCCTGGTCGGCGACTTCCGGCACGCCTTCGAGGCACGGGGCCGGGAGCTGGTCGTGACCTTCGACGGGGTGCCGCATGCACTGACCTCGAATCCGGGCCGGCTGCGCGAGGCGGTCAGCGTGCTCGTCGACAATGCGCTGCAGCACGGCCGCGGGACCTGCCGGATCCATGTGGGGACCCTGCCCGCGGGCGATCTGGTGCGCATCACCGTCGCGGATGAGGGCGAGGGGGTGGCCGACGAGATCGCCGTCCACATCTTCCGACGGGGATTCTCGGCCGGACACCGACCCGGTGCCGGCCGGAGCGGGGTCGGGCTGTCCCTGGCCCGGGCCCTCATCGAATCCGACGGGGGACGGCTCGAACTCACCGTCCGTCGGCCACCGGTGTTCGCGATCGTCGTGCCCGCCCGGCTGGTCACCGGACGCGAGCACGTCGGGACCGACCGCGGTGATTCCGAACTCGCCGAGGACATCGACGAGAAGACCGGCCGGGCCGCGGAACCACGCGTCAGGCGTGACCGAGTTCCTCATCGTTGAGCTCGGCGAGGGAGGGATGCAGATCGGTCGATCCGGCGTCGCCACCCCGCAGCTGCTCCTCGGGGAAGGCGAACTTCCGCAGCGCCCAGAACCGGAACGCCATCTGCAGGAGGTTGCCGATGATGAAGCCGAGCACGAAGTCGACGACCACGACCTCCGACACGGTGAGGTTCGAGCGCATGTCGAAGACGTTGTTGGCGACGAACAGCGGGGCGGCCTGCAGGATCACGCCGACGCCGCTGATGGCGAAGAACAGCATGGCCTCGTGGTGACGCTCGCGTCCGCCACGGTTCTTGAAGGCCCACTCGCGGTTGAGGATGTAACTGAGGATCGTGGCCAGGACCCCGGAGATGACCTTGGCGATGACCGGTTTTTGTTCGAGCACGGTGAGGCTCAGGCTGTAGAAGATCGCCATGTCGAAGACGAACGTGGTACCGCCGACCATCGCGAACTTGATCAGTTCGTGGTGCCGCATGACGAGCCGACGGACCGGCGCGGGAAGGCGGGCGATCATCTCGTCGATCAATGGCACAAGATCCGAGTGTACGAAACGACAACCGCCGGGCGCTTCCTGGGCGGGGGCGTGCGAATGACGCCGCGCCCATGCCACGATGGTTCGCGTGAATTCACGCGAGCAGGCCGACGGCGCCGTGTCCCCGTCGTCCCAGGTGCCGCCGGTGCCGGACGCCGAACGTACGAACGGCCGGTCGTCGGGGATGCCGACCGTCACCATGATCGGCGGTGGCCAGCTCGCACGGATGACCCACCAGGCGGCCATCGCCCTGGGCCAGTGCCTCCGGGTGCTCGCCGCCTCGGAGTCGGATCCGGCGGCCCAGGTCAGCGCCGACATCGTTCTGGGGTCGCACGACGAACTCGATGATCTGCGCCGGGCCGCGGCCGGGTCCGTCGCCCTGACCTTCGACCACGAGGGCGTCCCCCTGGCGCATCTACGCGCGCTCGAGGCCGAGGGCGTGGCCGTGCTCCCGCCGTCGAAGGCACTGCACTTCGCGCAGGACAAGCTGGCGATGCGTGTCCGGCTGGCCGAACTCGGCCTGCCCGTGCCCGACTTCGCCGACCTGTCCGGCGATCGCGCCGCCGCCCGCGCGCGTCTGGTCGAGTTCGGCGAGGCCAACGACTGGGCCATCGTCGTGAAGGCAGTGCGCGGCGGTTACGACGGCCGCGGCGTCTGGCTCGTCGACGGTGCGCAGGACGCACTCGCCGTCTTCGACGACTACCCGGACGACGCGCCGGCGCTGCTCGCCGAACAGAAGGTGCCGATGCGGCGAGAGCTGTCGGCGATGATCGCGCGGTCCCCGTTCGGGCAGGGCGGGGCGTGGCCGGTGGTCGAGACCATCCAGCGCAACGGTCAGTGCGCCGTCGTCCTGGCGCCGGCGCCCGGGCTCGACGGCGAGGTGGCCGCGCGCGCCCAGCAGATGGCGCTGCGACTGGCCGACGAGCTCGGCGTGGTCGGTGTGATGGCGATGGAGCTCTTCGAGACCGTCGACGGCGAACTGGTCGTCAACGAGCTGGCGATGCGGCCGCACAACAGCGGGCACTGGACGATCGACGGGGCGGTGACCTCGCAGTTCGAGCAGCATCTCCGCGCCGTCCTCGACTATCCGCTCGGCAGCACCGCACCGAGCGCTCCGCTCACGGTGATGGCCAACATCCTCGGCGCCCAGGAGGCGCCGGCGATGTCGATGG
Protein-coding sequences here:
- a CDS encoding PH domain-containing protein, producing the protein MAYPRENLAPGERVVLHRHPHWKCLLGPFLLFAIVTAAAGVLVGVITASSLRSTPQTVLLLVVAVVWAAGFCWYFIRPLLAWKTTHFVLTDRRVMFRNGIITRSGIDIPIRRINTVEFRHGLVDRMLRTGTLVIESASDEPLSFDDIPQVERVHALLYHEVLDVHDDEDHPLEGRRRDSYDQPAAGIGHHGDHSDRAARDR
- a CDS encoding Maf family protein — translated: MTRSSEIGPGPTGPIFVLGSASPARLRILRAAGVEPVVRVSDVDEHALLARLPGSTPAGVVVAELARAKAEAVAALPEIAELAGSGDPVVVIGCDSMLHLGDQLLGKPHTPERAVAQWSDMRGRSADLLTGHHLIRLDRRATAGGTSSTTIHFADADDDVIHRYVASGEPLQVAGAFTLDGLGGWLVERIEGDPSSVIGIGLPLVRTLLRDVGLSVTDFWHR
- a CDS encoding GtrA family protein, with amino-acid sequence MPLIDEMIARLPAPVRRLVMRHHELIKFAMVGGTTFVFDMAIFYSLSLTVLEQKPVIAKVISGVLATILSYILNREWAFKNRGGRERHHEAMLFFAISGVGVILQAAPLFVANNVFDMRSNLTVSEVVVVDFVLGFIIGNLLQMAFRFWALRKFAFPEEQLRGGDAGSTDLHPSLAELNDEELGHA
- a CDS encoding biotin--[acetyl-CoA-carboxylase] ligase; the encoded protein is MSLDADLLRTRLADTRWHRIEVVEATGSTNADLVSRAAAEPVGGTVRITTDQTAGRGRHARTWTAPAGTQLAMSAAIDVADHTEDLGWLSLLAGLAAVQGVDDAMGVRPTLKWPNDVLIDGKKVAGILSEYTRSEHGPTGPGGVAVIGTGLNTTMAADQLPVPTATSLGLATGRDVPLTDLAASYLRALSDLLDLWPHDLDGLAARYRDSSDTIGRRVRLVLPGDREVVGTAAGVDHSGRIVVDADGQQVVAAAGDVTHLRPE
- a CDS encoding sensor histidine kinase: MRRRLLTTMIAVLLAVGGLLGIPLSVVAWWWVADNAHQDLDNRLKVIADQLIRQEGADGRIPPESLDREAFQLLLPPNGRLTVTFPDLSGTPQRTVVGAEIGGSRLSESIALGAAGTLTLSIPLDEVRNDQFTAASIVAVIVVASVIGGTLVAAVTAGRIVDPLTDLANRAATMGRGDFRTQWKMYGITELDRVSRALADANTELALRLEREREVAGDASHQLRSRLTAIQLRLEELTLHDDPAVITEAEAALDQVERLSTELDELVEASRADEPAPEFVDMSEMLTTLVGDFRHAFEARGRELVVTFDGVPHALTSNPGRLREAVSVLVDNALQHGRGTCRIHVGTLPAGDLVRITVADEGEGVADEIAVHIFRRGFSAGHRPGAGRSGVGLSLARALIESDGGRLELTVRRPPVFAIVVPARLVTGREHVGTDRGDSELAEDIDEKTGRAAEPRVRRDRVPHR
- a CDS encoding 5-(carboxyamino)imidazole ribonucleotide synthase → MVRVNSREQADGAVSPSSQVPPVPDAERTNGRSSGMPTVTMIGGGQLARMTHQAAIALGQCLRVLAASESDPAAQVSADIVLGSHDELDDLRRAAAGSVALTFDHEGVPLAHLRALEAEGVAVLPPSKALHFAQDKLAMRVRLAELGLPVPDFADLSGDRAAARARLVEFGEANDWAIVVKAVRGGYDGRGVWLVDGAQDALAVFDDYPDDAPALLAEQKVPMRRELSAMIARSPFGQGGAWPVVETIQRNGQCAVVLAPAPGLDGEVAARAQQMALRLADELGVVGVMAMELFETVDGELVVNELAMRPHNSGHWTIDGAVTSQFEQHLRAVLDYPLGSTAPSAPLTVMANILGAQEAPAMSMDERMHHLMARMPEAKVHLYGKGERPDRKIGHVNIVGREGDSPESVRERAERAAQWMSQATWTDGWDEHS
- a CDS encoding acyl-CoA carboxylase subunit beta — its product is MTTASRDDAAAPDIHTTAGKLADLRNRLDETKHPVGEAAVEKTHAKGKLTARERITHLLDEGSFVELDALARHRSTNFGLAERRPLGDGVVSGYGTIDGREVCVFSQDSTVFGGSLGEVYGEKIVKVMDLAIKTGRPLIGINDGAGARIQEGVVSLGLYGEIFHRNVRASGVIPQISLIMGAAAGGHVYSPALTDFVVMVDQTSQMFITGPDVIKTVTGEEVTMEELGGAHTHMSKSGTAHYVASDEEDALEYVKELLGYLPSNNRADAPRLPVAQPAAGSIEDTLTEEDLELDTLIPDSPNQPYDMHEVIRRILDDDEFLEVQAEYATNIIIGYGRVDGRSVGIVANQPTQFAGCLDIDASEKAARFVRTCDAFNIPIVTLVDVPGFLPGTDQEYRGIIRRGAKLLYAYGEATVGKITVITRKAYGGAYDVMGSKHMGADVNLAWPTAQIAVMGASGAVGFVYRSQLKDAAAKGEDVDALRLQLQEEYEDTLVNPYVAAARGYVDAVIPPSHTRGQIATALKLLERKMVNLPPKKHGNIPL
- a CDS encoding response regulator transcription factor → MTTVLLAEDDAAIAEPLARALSREGYGCEVVSTGADALEKALDTRYELLILDLGLPVLDGLEVCRRVRAQRPALAVLMLTARTDEVDFVVGLDAGADDYVGKPFRLAELLARVRALLRRRQPGDVVLEGGALRLDARARRVLVNGHDLTLANREFDLLRFLMERAGEVVTREEILTEVWGSADLRSSKTLDMHISWLRRKIGDDRHDRPRHIVTVRGVGFRFDP
- a CDS encoding acyl-CoA carboxylase subunit epsilon, translating into MSEESTKSERPFLTVVGGQPTDEDLAVLVTVLAGAGSGGGDSEPATRNDWGRPIDRLRPQWGGPGSFTNLRY